A section of the Streptomyces xinghaiensis S187 genome encodes:
- a CDS encoding GH1 family beta-glucosidase: MPPSPPLLPPGFRFGMATSAYQIEGAAGLDGKGPSIWDTFTARPGTVRHGEDARTAIDHYHRYEEDVTHIAEAGAHDYRFSLSWPRVMPEGGTVNPRGLDFYDRLVDRLLEAGVRPVPTLYHWDLPQALEDAGGWMNRATAHALARYATAVAERLGDRVHDWITMNEMNVHTLYGYALTDHAPARGLGLAALPAAHHQLLAHGLAVRALRAHGAARTGVANQHFPVSPAGGDPADTEAAALFSDLTNWTFSDPILRGDYPGELIRAATGTAEPRLAEDLELISAPLDFYGVNYYEPTVIEAPREGKDYRGVMEVDIPEGLPFSPVPVAGAERTDFGWAIVPSALTGILRELRDRYPALPPVVVTENGASFHDAAPDARGRVADPRRIAYLDGHLRAVADAVAAGVDVRGYYVWSAFDNFEWAAGYDERFGLVHVDRATLRRTRKDSWYWYRDVIAAQPPAPAPDRPQATGGAGGPGAAS, encoded by the coding sequence CGCCGCCGGCCTCGACGGCAAAGGACCCAGTATCTGGGACACCTTCACCGCACGCCCCGGCACCGTCCGCCACGGCGAGGACGCCCGCACCGCCATCGACCACTACCACCGGTACGAGGAGGACGTCACGCACATCGCGGAGGCCGGCGCCCACGACTACCGCTTCTCCCTCTCCTGGCCCCGGGTCATGCCCGAGGGCGGCACCGTCAACCCCCGGGGACTCGACTTCTACGACCGCCTGGTGGACCGCCTGCTCGAAGCCGGCGTCCGCCCGGTGCCCACCCTCTACCACTGGGACCTGCCCCAGGCGCTGGAGGACGCGGGCGGCTGGATGAACCGCGCCACCGCCCACGCGCTCGCCCGCTACGCGACCGCCGTGGCGGAGCGGCTCGGCGACCGGGTGCACGACTGGATCACGATGAACGAGATGAACGTCCACACCCTCTACGGCTACGCCCTGACCGACCACGCGCCCGCCCGGGGACTGGGCCTCGCCGCCCTGCCCGCCGCCCACCACCAGCTCCTCGCCCACGGCCTCGCCGTCCGGGCGCTGCGCGCCCACGGGGCGGCCCGCACCGGCGTGGCGAACCAGCACTTCCCGGTCTCCCCGGCCGGCGGCGACCCGGCCGACACCGAAGCGGCCGCGCTCTTCTCGGACCTGACGAACTGGACCTTCTCCGACCCGATCCTGCGCGGCGACTACCCCGGCGAACTCATCCGGGCCGCGACCGGCACCGCGGAACCGCGACTCGCCGAGGACCTCGAACTGATCAGCGCACCGCTCGACTTCTACGGCGTCAACTACTACGAGCCCACCGTGATCGAGGCGCCGCGCGAGGGCAAGGACTACCGAGGGGTGATGGAGGTCGACATCCCCGAGGGCCTGCCGTTCTCGCCCGTGCCGGTCGCCGGCGCCGAGCGCACCGACTTCGGCTGGGCCATCGTGCCGTCCGCGCTCACCGGCATCCTGCGGGAACTGCGCGACCGCTACCCGGCCCTGCCACCCGTCGTCGTCACCGAGAACGGCGCCTCCTTCCACGACGCCGCCCCCGACGCCCGCGGACGGGTGGCCGACCCCCGCCGGATCGCGTATCTGGACGGGCACCTGCGGGCCGTGGCCGACGCGGTCGCCGCCGGGGTCGACGTGCGCGGCTACTACGTGTGGTCGGCGTTCGACAACTTCGAGTGGGCCGCCGGCTACGACGAACGGTTCGGCCTCGTCCACGTCGACCGCGCGACCCTGCGGCGGACGCGCAAGGACTCCTGGTACTGGTACCGCGACGTGATCGCCGCACAGCCACCGGCCCCGGCCCCGGACCGGCCTCAGGCCACCGGCGGCGCCGGCGGCCCGGGCGCCGCGAGCTGA
- a CDS encoding TetR/AcrR family transcriptional regulator, translating to MPKLVDHERRRAELLAATWRVVRARGVEGTTTRAIADEAGCSLSVLAHFLGGKDDILVAAQTAVYQRIVTRAFGLGGDLSGLAALRAALDAVLPLDEERTADAHVNVAFAGAALSSPRLAAARRDSHREIRELLRVCLREAREGGELRPGVEDEDVIDDFIIFVEGSTLLSLVDGWAEEGRGERLSRLATAFVGQLAAPGPPAPPVA from the coding sequence GTGCCGAAGCTGGTGGACCACGAGCGGCGGCGGGCGGAACTGCTCGCGGCCACCTGGCGGGTGGTCCGCGCCCGCGGCGTGGAGGGCACCACCACCCGGGCCATCGCCGACGAGGCCGGATGCTCGCTGAGCGTCCTGGCCCATTTCCTCGGCGGCAAGGACGACATCCTCGTCGCGGCCCAGACGGCCGTCTACCAGCGCATCGTCACCCGTGCGTTCGGACTCGGCGGTGATCTGTCCGGCCTCGCCGCGCTGCGCGCCGCCCTGGACGCCGTGCTCCCCCTGGACGAGGAGCGGACCGCCGACGCCCACGTCAACGTGGCCTTCGCGGGGGCGGCGCTGTCGAGTCCCCGGCTGGCCGCGGCGCGGCGTGACTCCCACCGCGAGATCCGGGAGCTGCTGCGCGTGTGCCTGCGGGAGGCGCGTGAGGGCGGTGAGCTGCGTCCCGGGGTCGAGGACGAGGATGTGATCGACGACTTCATCATCTTCGTCGAGGGCAGCACGCTGCTCAGCCTCGTCGACGGCTGGGCCGAGGAGGGCCGCGGCGAGCGTCTGTCGCGCCTGGCCACGGCCTTCGTCGGTCAGCTCGCGGCGCCCGGGCCGCCGGCGCCGCCGGTGGCCTGA
- a CDS encoding DUF2382 domain-containing protein, translating to MISYQDLDRVADSTAVGTDGKLGKVSQVYVDDRSNRPEWATVQTGMFGTKESFVPLAEARLADGSLELPYDKEKVKNAPRVEAGQGHVSESEESQLYRYYGIPRGEAQRPEAAAGRTGGERGRGSPAGEQRSRPVGRDTSGPTTDEAMTRSEERLRVGTESVESGKAHLRKHVVTENVTRTVPVSHEEVRVEREPITEANRDRAMRGPAISEEEHEVTLHEERPVVEKETVPVERVRLDTETVTEQQEVSEQVRKERIDSDADDTRRRRGR from the coding sequence GTGATCTCGTACCAGGACCTCGACCGGGTCGCCGACAGCACCGCCGTGGGCACCGACGGCAAGCTCGGCAAGGTGAGCCAGGTGTACGTCGACGACCGGAGCAACCGCCCGGAATGGGCCACCGTGCAGACCGGCATGTTCGGCACCAAGGAGTCCTTCGTCCCGCTGGCCGAGGCCAGGCTCGCCGACGGGTCCCTGGAGCTCCCGTACGACAAGGAGAAGGTCAAGAACGCTCCCCGTGTCGAAGCCGGCCAGGGCCACGTCTCGGAGTCGGAGGAGTCGCAGCTGTACCGCTACTACGGCATCCCCCGGGGCGAGGCGCAGCGGCCTGAGGCCGCCGCGGGCCGCACCGGGGGCGAGCGGGGCAGGGGCTCGCCCGCCGGTGAGCAGCGGAGCCGCCCCGTCGGGCGGGACACTTCCGGGCCCACCACCGACGAAGCCATGACCCGCTCCGAGGAGCGGCTCCGTGTGGGGACCGAGTCCGTCGAGTCGGGCAAGGCCCATCTGCGCAAGCACGTCGTGACCGAGAACGTCACCCGCACCGTGCCGGTGAGTCACGAAGAGGTCCGTGTCGAGCGGGAGCCGATCACCGAGGCCAACCGCGACCGGGCCATGCGGGGGCCCGCCATCTCCGAGGAGGAGCACGAGGTAACCCTCCACGAGGAACGGCCGGTGGTGGAGAAGGAGACCGTGCCGGTCGAACGGGTCCGGCTCGACACCGAGACGGTCACCGAGCAGCAGGAGGTCTCCGAGCAGGTCCGCAAGGAGAGGATCGACTCGGACGCCGACGACACGCGGCGCCGGCGCGGCCGTTGA
- a CDS encoding glycoside hydrolase family 5 protein, producing MTAPLPASSARAHAATPFQDHGRLQVCGTALCGEDGRPVQLRGMSSHGTQWFEHCLTGASLDVLARDWGADVLRVSTYVQEDGYETDPARFTDLASRVIDQATERGMYVIVDWHMLDPGDPRVNKELAARFFADITERHGHQDNVLYEIANEPNGVGWEAIRSYAQDIISVVRAGDPDAVVLVGTRGWSSLGVSEGADESEIVADPVDAGNVMYTFHFYAASHGEEYLRALSRAAAELPLFVTEFGTQDYSGDGPDDFAMAQRYLDVMAEKNISWTNWNYSDDFRSGAVFRPGTCSGGTWADPGALKGAGVWVRDRVA from the coding sequence ATGACGGCACCCCTTCCGGCCTCCTCGGCGCGGGCGCACGCCGCGACACCGTTCCAGGACCACGGGCGGCTGCAGGTGTGCGGGACGGCGTTGTGCGGCGAGGACGGCCGGCCGGTGCAGTTGCGGGGGATGAGTTCCCACGGTACCCAGTGGTTCGAGCACTGCCTGACCGGCGCCTCCCTCGACGTCCTGGCCCGGGACTGGGGCGCGGATGTGTTGCGGGTGTCGACCTACGTCCAGGAGGACGGATACGAGACGGATCCCGCCCGCTTCACCGACCTGGCGAGCCGTGTCATCGACCAGGCGACGGAACGCGGGATGTACGTGATCGTGGACTGGCACATGCTCGACCCGGGTGATCCCCGCGTCAACAAGGAGCTGGCCGCCCGCTTCTTCGCCGATATCACCGAGCGCCACGGCCATCAGGACAATGTCCTCTACGAGATCGCCAACGAACCGAACGGTGTGGGCTGGGAGGCAATCAGGAGTTACGCGCAGGACATTATTTCTGTTGTGCGGGCCGGCGATCCTGATGCTGTTGTGTTGGTGGGCACCCGTGGGTGGTCGTCGCTGGGTGTTTCGGAGGGTGCGGACGAGTCCGAGATCGTGGCGGATCCGGTGGATGCGGGGAATGTGATGTACACCTTCCACTTCTACGCCGCCTCGCACGGGGAGGAGTATCTGCGGGCCCTGTCTCGTGCGGCGGCTGAACTGCCGCTGTTCGTGACCGAGTTCGGCACGCAGGACTACAGTGGTGATGGCCCCGACGACTTCGCCATGGCCCAGCGCTACCTCGATGTGATGGCGGAGAAGAACATCAGCTGGACCAACTGGAACTACTCCGACGATTTCCGCAGCGGCGCGGTTTTCCGGCCGGGAACGTGCTCGGGCGGGACGTGGGCCGATCCCGGCGCGTTGAAGGGTGCTGGGGTGTGGGTTCGGGATCGTGTCGCTTGA
- a CDS encoding helix-turn-helix domain-containing protein, which produces MDTLAATALPRSCLADRVGITPANLAVRKNGRAKAVRFTTLAALCEVLQCQPGDLLRWEPEPTHLRRSTGNTPVTGTRTPANTPAMSPPADRPPTGQEPVG; this is translated from the coding sequence GTGGACACGCTCGCAGCCACAGCGCTGCCGCGCTCCTGCCTCGCGGACCGCGTCGGAATCACCCCCGCCAACCTGGCGGTACGCAAAAACGGCCGCGCCAAAGCAGTACGCTTCACCACCCTCGCCGCGCTCTGCGAAGTACTCCAATGCCAGCCGGGAGACCTACTGCGCTGGGAACCCGAGCCGACCCACTTGCGCCGCAGTACAGGAAACACACCAGTGACCGGCACACGCACACCCGCCAACACCCCAGCGATGTCCCCGCCCGCCGACCGGCCCCCGACCGGACAGGAACCGGTTGGATGA
- a CDS encoding AraC family transcriptional regulator, whose product MISHTGGTGHGVQVELTPLGSYALLGMPLHRLADTMVHPVDVLGWHWGADLTEQLARASSWESRWEILDASISTRLADSRCWPSPVVSEAWSLLQASHGTLPVGQLAEATGRSRRRLEALFAEQIGLAPKSAARILRFQRALTRLLKPSSTWAETAAACGYHDQAHLARDFRAFAGMTATDLQALAIRAMGNTSPLAHPFTSVLAPP is encoded by the coding sequence GTGATCAGCCACACCGGTGGCACGGGCCACGGCGTGCAGGTGGAACTGACGCCGTTGGGAAGTTACGCGCTCCTCGGCATGCCGCTTCACCGCCTGGCCGACACCATGGTCCACCCGGTGGACGTACTGGGATGGCACTGGGGCGCCGACCTCACCGAGCAGCTCGCCCGCGCATCCAGCTGGGAAAGCCGCTGGGAGATTCTCGACGCATCCATCTCCACGCGTCTCGCGGACAGCCGCTGCTGGCCCTCGCCAGTGGTGTCGGAGGCCTGGTCCCTGCTGCAGGCCAGTCACGGCACGCTGCCGGTCGGGCAGCTGGCCGAAGCAACCGGACGGAGCCGTCGCCGCCTGGAGGCCCTTTTCGCGGAACAGATCGGCCTCGCTCCCAAGAGTGCCGCCCGCATACTCCGCTTCCAAAGGGCTCTGACCAGGCTGTTGAAGCCGAGTTCGACCTGGGCCGAGACAGCCGCCGCGTGCGGCTACCACGACCAGGCTCATCTCGCACGCGACTTCCGCGCCTTCGCGGGCATGACCGCAACCGACCTTCAGGCACTTGCCATCCGCGCCATGGGCAACACCAGCCCTCTTGCGCACCCCTTCACCTCCGTCCTGGCTCCGCCGTGA
- a CDS encoding transposase has translation MPAAKVLGHITDISRFPTEHHFAGCTGSAPLDASSGNNARHRLDTGGNRAELGAAHDRRLPDPRRRARAGLLPPQDR, from the coding sequence GTGCCGGCCGCGAAGGTCCTCGGCCACATCACGGACATCAGCCGATTCCCCACCGAGCACCACTTCGCCGGCTGCACCGGCAGCGCACCCCTGGACGCCTCCAGCGGCAACAACGCCCGTCACCGGCTCGACACCGGTGGCAACCGCGCTGAACTCGGTGCTGCACACGATCGCCGTCTGCCAGATCCGCGACGGCGGGCGCGGGCAGGACTACTACCTCCGCAAGATCGGTGA
- a CDS encoding helix-turn-helix domain-containing protein, protein MREEVKGHVRQAPGWLRADVVNYARYGVEHGKPRRTLHLPACTVTLFFGWGDPIRLHDPYAREREGTTWEAMAAGLCSHADISEISGTACGVQVELTPLGAYRLLGIPLHHLANRATHPQEILGHRWVARLTERLVQASDWPEACAVLDDAITSRLCEGRWPSPVVLEAWSRLRRAHGQVTVSELARTTGRSRRRLETLFSEQIGLSPKALARVLRFQKAITSPPARTLAETASTCGYYDQAHLNRDFRALTNLTPTQINKLAATATEESTPGRITSIELTPTSRAPSNPGIRRTVR, encoded by the coding sequence GTGCGAGAGGAAGTGAAGGGTCACGTGCGGCAGGCGCCCGGCTGGTTACGGGCGGACGTGGTGAACTACGCCCGTTACGGGGTGGAGCACGGCAAACCGCGGCGCACGCTCCACCTTCCCGCGTGCACGGTGACCCTGTTCTTCGGGTGGGGCGACCCGATACGCCTGCACGACCCTTACGCCCGGGAGCGAGAAGGAACCACGTGGGAGGCGATGGCTGCTGGCCTGTGTTCCCACGCCGACATCAGCGAGATCTCCGGCACGGCCTGCGGAGTACAAGTAGAACTCACACCGCTGGGCGCCTACCGCCTGCTCGGCATCCCCCTGCACCACCTCGCGAACAGAGCGACCCATCCACAGGAGATCCTTGGGCACCGATGGGTTGCCCGGCTCACCGAACGACTGGTGCAGGCCTCGGACTGGCCGGAGGCATGTGCCGTCCTCGACGACGCGATCACCTCACGGCTCTGCGAGGGGCGGTGGCCCTCTCCGGTCGTCCTGGAAGCCTGGAGCAGACTACGCCGAGCCCACGGCCAGGTGACCGTCAGCGAACTCGCCCGAACCACCGGTCGCAGCCGACGCCGACTGGAGACGCTCTTCAGCGAACAGATCGGGCTTTCCCCCAAGGCCCTGGCCAGGGTTCTACGCTTCCAGAAAGCCATCACCTCGCCCCCGGCCCGGACCCTCGCCGAGACTGCCTCCACATGCGGCTACTACGACCAAGCCCACCTCAACCGGGACTTCCGCGCCCTGACCAACCTCACCCCCACCCAGATCAACAAGCTCGCTGCCACCGCCACCGAAGAATCAACTCCCGGACGCATCACCTCAATTGAGCTGACCCCGACTTCACGGGCTCCCTCAAACCCAGGAATCCGCCGCACAGTCCGGTAA
- a CDS encoding MauE/DoxX family redox-associated membrane protein codes for MARLLAVQQGVRRGLQLQRTLLDLQQRQVLQLLLLRTVSVPAVRAPGAADAAALGAQEAQGGTAMQYLVIGVRCLVGVVFLVSSISKVAGRNAFPGFVTSLRGLWPLRMGPARLVAGCVIGAETAIWVLLAVPGPAATTTGCTLAAGLLTVFAVGIATAMRRDVRTPCRCFGTSTSLLGPWHIVRNALLAAAAAGAAAVSGTGPGGPVRPDGVVVAVAGGLLAGGLITVADDLLSLFRPLDTPNDKNETETHHDADSDRGRGSGRAALRA; via the coding sequence GTGGCCCGCCTGCTGGCAGTGCAACAAGGCGTACGGCGGGGGCTGCAATTACAACGCACCCTGCTCGACCTGCAACAACGGCAAGTCCTACAGCTGCTTCTGCTGAGGACGGTATCGGTTCCGGCTGTTCGCGCGCCTGGTGCGGCCGATGCCGCCGCGCTGGGCGCGCAGGAAGCACAGGGAGGGACTGCGATGCAGTACCTGGTCATCGGGGTGCGGTGTCTTGTCGGCGTCGTCTTCCTGGTCTCGTCGATCAGCAAAGTGGCCGGCCGGAACGCCTTCCCCGGGTTCGTGACCTCGCTGCGCGGACTGTGGCCGCTGCGGATGGGCCCGGCCCGCCTGGTCGCGGGCTGCGTGATCGGTGCCGAGACGGCGATCTGGGTGCTGCTGGCGGTGCCGGGGCCGGCGGCGACCACCACGGGATGCACGCTTGCGGCCGGACTGCTGACGGTGTTCGCGGTGGGGATCGCGACGGCGATGCGGCGGGATGTACGCACGCCGTGCCGCTGCTTCGGCACCTCGACCAGCCTGCTCGGCCCCTGGCACATCGTCCGCAACGCTCTGCTGGCCGCCGCGGCGGCGGGCGCGGCCGCCGTCTCCGGTACGGGGCCCGGGGGCCCCGTCCGGCCCGATGGCGTGGTGGTGGCGGTGGCCGGAGGACTGCTGGCGGGCGGGCTGATCACCGTCGCGGATGACCTCCTCAGCCTGTTCCGGCCGTTGGACACCCCGAACGACAAGAACGAGACGGAGACGCATCATGATGCCGATTCTGACCGCGGCCGCGGTTCTGGCCGGGCTGCTCTGCGTGCTTGA
- a CDS encoding TlpA disulfide reductase family protein has product MMPILTAAAVLAGLLCVLDLMLTLGVIRRLREHTALLTDLNGGPASIKAGEEVGEFTTLTVEGKPLNRAAMAEETLVAFFSPDCGPCQEKMPKFVEYASTLPGGRDRVLAVVVAEPHEGTEFLSALAPVAQVVRESPDGPVGTAFKVRAYPLVLAVARDRRDRVIVTDDRVALEQAVAAA; this is encoded by the coding sequence ATGATGCCGATTCTGACCGCGGCCGCGGTTCTGGCCGGGCTGCTCTGCGTGCTTGACCTGATGCTCACGCTGGGAGTGATCAGACGCCTGCGCGAGCACACCGCACTGCTGACCGACCTGAATGGCGGCCCTGCCTCCATCAAGGCGGGCGAGGAAGTCGGCGAGTTCACCACACTCACCGTGGAGGGGAAGCCGCTGAACCGGGCGGCGATGGCCGAGGAGACATTGGTGGCGTTCTTCTCGCCGGACTGCGGACCGTGTCAGGAGAAAATGCCGAAGTTCGTGGAGTACGCGAGCACGCTGCCCGGCGGCCGGGACCGGGTGCTGGCCGTCGTGGTAGCCGAACCCCACGAGGGGACGGAGTTCCTCAGCGCCCTGGCGCCGGTCGCCCAAGTGGTACGGGAGAGCCCGGACGGACCGGTGGGCACCGCGTTCAAGGTACGGGCTTACCCGTTGGTGCTGGCCGTCGCCCGGGACCGCCGGGACCGGGTGATCGTCACGGACGACCGGGTGGCGCTGGAACAGGCCGTGGCCGCGGCATGA
- a CDS encoding ABC transporter ATP-binding protein produces MTAPTGTHPLARRAVVAAALLWRAAPGMLCLYLALALTAAALPVAGAWLTKLLLDGLIGHAAPARLISLGAALAVTGVVAGAQPQLTQYLRAELDRRVGLVTQDRLFRAVEEFAGLSRFEDPRFLDRLRLAQQNGGSPYGNQAVDGLVAMVRSGITIAGFLGSLVLISPVMAGLILGAGAPTLAAELLLSRRRARMLWDLGPVERREAFYSDLLSTVEAAKEIRLLDTGTFFRNRMTAERRMANEAKRAMDRREVLAQTVLAAVAALVAGAGLLWAIGEAHRGALSIGNVTIFVAAVAGVQGALAALAGETARAHQALLMFGHYMAVTTAGPDLCPGRDSVPPLREGIELRNVWFRYSPDHPWVLRGVNLRIPHGTAVALVGLNGAGKSTLVKLLCRFYDPTRGVIFWDGTDIRDLDMAELRARIGAVFQDYMCYDLTARENIALGNLAALDDDARTAAAAQRAGIHERLTALPCGYQTLLSRMFFMDLEKDDPENGVVLSGGEWQRVALARAFLRDGRDLMILDEPSAGLDAEAEYEIHTSLRRTRQGRTSLLISHRLGAVRDADLIVVLAEGRIAEQGTHAALLAQGGAYARLFRLQAAGYQGMREGAPAMTGGQ; encoded by the coding sequence ATGACGGCACCCACCGGCACCCACCCGCTGGCCCGTCGTGCCGTCGTCGCGGCCGCATTGCTGTGGCGGGCCGCGCCCGGCATGCTCTGTCTGTACCTGGCGCTGGCCCTGACCGCGGCCGCCCTGCCGGTGGCGGGAGCCTGGCTGACGAAGCTGCTGCTGGACGGGCTGATCGGCCACGCCGCCCCCGCGCGGCTGATCAGCCTCGGCGCGGCGCTCGCCGTGACGGGGGTGGTCGCCGGTGCGCAGCCGCAGCTCACCCAGTACCTGCGAGCGGAACTCGACCGGCGCGTGGGCCTGGTCACGCAGGACCGGTTGTTCCGGGCGGTGGAGGAATTCGCCGGGCTGAGCCGGTTCGAGGACCCGCGTTTCCTCGACCGGCTCCGGCTCGCCCAGCAAAACGGCGGATCCCCGTACGGCAACCAGGCCGTGGACGGCCTGGTTGCGATGGTGCGCTCGGGAATCACGATTGCCGGTTTCCTCGGCTCCCTCGTCCTGATCAGCCCGGTGATGGCCGGACTGATCCTGGGGGCCGGGGCACCGACACTGGCGGCGGAGCTACTGCTGTCCCGGCGCCGAGCACGCATGCTGTGGGATCTCGGACCGGTGGAGCGACGGGAGGCCTTCTACAGCGACCTGCTGTCCACTGTCGAAGCTGCGAAGGAGATCCGGCTCTTGGACACCGGCACCTTCTTCCGCAACCGGATGACCGCCGAACGCCGCATGGCGAACGAGGCCAAGCGGGCGATGGACCGGCGGGAGGTGCTGGCCCAGACCGTGCTCGCGGCGGTCGCCGCGCTGGTGGCCGGGGCAGGCCTGCTCTGGGCGATCGGCGAGGCCCACCGGGGTGCTCTCTCGATCGGCAATGTGACGATCTTCGTCGCGGCAGTGGCCGGGGTGCAGGGCGCACTGGCAGCGCTCGCCGGCGAGACGGCCCGGGCTCATCAGGCGCTGCTGATGTTCGGCCACTACATGGCGGTCACCACGGCCGGGCCCGACCTCTGTCCCGGCCGGGACTCCGTGCCGCCGCTGCGCGAGGGGATCGAGCTGCGCAACGTCTGGTTCCGCTACTCGCCCGACCACCCCTGGGTCCTGCGCGGGGTGAACCTGCGCATCCCGCACGGCACGGCGGTGGCTCTGGTGGGTCTGAACGGTGCCGGAAAGTCCACGCTGGTCAAGCTGCTGTGCCGGTTCTACGACCCGACGCGGGGCGTGATCTTCTGGGACGGCACGGACATCCGCGACCTCGACATGGCCGAGTTGCGTGCCAGGATCGGCGCGGTGTTCCAGGACTATATGTGCTACGACCTGACCGCGCGGGAAAATATCGCGCTCGGCAATCTGGCCGCCCTGGACGACGACGCGCGCACGGCAGCCGCCGCCCAGCGCGCCGGAATCCACGAGCGGCTGACCGCGCTGCCCTGCGGTTATCAGACCCTGCTGTCCCGGATGTTCTTCATGGACTTGGAGAAGGACGATCCGGAGAACGGCGTCGTGCTCTCCGGCGGAGAGTGGCAGCGGGTCGCGCTGGCCCGGGCGTTCCTGCGCGACGGGCGGGATCTGATGATCCTCGACGAGCCGTCCGCCGGTCTCGACGCCGAGGCCGAGTACGAGATCCACACCTCACTGCGGCGGACCAGACAGGGCCGCACCAGCCTGCTCATCTCGCACCGGCTCGGCGCCGTACGTGACGCGGACCTGATCGTCGTCCTCGCGGAAGGACGAATCGCGGAACAGGGCACGCACGCCGCCCTCCTGGCCCAAGGCGGCGCCTACGCCCGGCTGTTCCGCCTGCAGGCGGCGGGCTACCAGGGCATGCGGGAAGGCGCGCCCGCGATGACGGGAGGGCAGTGA
- a CDS encoding S26 family signal peptidase, protein MNAERTTTIRPEPVSALGRGAVLLSAAAAGMLAAGVLGSLAAEAEGLTLLCGLLALVLAVSAALAHALGRVLISVTVRGMSMAPAYRDGDRVLVRRDRPPVPGQVVVVADLPPAGPDLAPAWLIKRVAAVPGDPVPRDLAPVLAHAPQDLVPPGKLVLLGDNQNVSRDSRHMGYFPADAVLGTVLRSHRCPAPPGG, encoded by the coding sequence ATGAACGCAGAGCGCACCACCACCATCAGGCCGGAGCCGGTTTCAGCACTTGGCCGAGGCGCGGTGCTGCTGAGCGCTGCCGCCGCGGGAATGCTGGCAGCCGGTGTACTGGGCTCCCTGGCGGCCGAGGCGGAGGGCCTGACCCTGCTGTGCGGCCTGCTCGCACTGGTTCTGGCCGTGAGCGCTGCGCTGGCGCACGCCCTGGGCCGCGTCCTGATCTCGGTCACGGTCCGGGGCATGAGCATGGCACCCGCCTACCGCGACGGCGACCGGGTGCTGGTCCGCCGCGACCGGCCACCGGTCCCCGGCCAGGTGGTCGTCGTTGCCGACCTGCCGCCCGCGGGACCGGACCTGGCCCCGGCCTGGCTGATCAAGCGGGTGGCCGCCGTCCCCGGAGACCCGGTGCCCCGCGACCTGGCGCCCGTGCTCGCACACGCCCCGCAGGACCTGGTACCACCCGGAAAGCTGGTTCTGCTGGGTGACAACCAGAACGTCAGCCGCGATTCCCGCCACATGGGGTACTTTCCGGCGGACGCAGTACTCGGCACGGTCCTGAGAAGTCACCGGTGCCCCGCTCCTCCGGGCGGCTGA